A region of Methyloversatilis discipulorum DNA encodes the following proteins:
- a CDS encoding dihydrofolate reductase encodes MKLSLIAALAANGMIGRDNGMPWHLPEDLRRFRALTMGHPIIMGRKTWDSLGRPLPGRTSIVVSRQDGLDIAGARVVPSLDAAVELAATVEGGDEAFVIGGAQLYALALPRVDRLLLTEIADAFDGDTRFPDYDHSAWQETAREEAVSAAGLRYAFVDYARRTAQPR; translated from the coding sequence ATGAAGCTGTCGCTGATCGCCGCACTGGCCGCCAACGGCATGATAGGTCGCGACAACGGCATGCCGTGGCACCTGCCGGAGGACCTGAGGCGCTTCCGCGCACTGACCATGGGCCACCCCATCATCATGGGGCGCAAGACCTGGGACTCGCTGGGCCGGCCGCTGCCCGGGCGCACCAGCATCGTGGTGAGCCGGCAGGACGGGCTGGACATCGCCGGCGCGCGGGTGGTGCCGTCGCTCGACGCGGCGGTCGAGCTGGCGGCGACGGTGGAGGGCGGCGACGAAGCGTTCGTGATCGGCGGCGCGCAGCTTTACGCGCTGGCGCTGCCGCGGGTCGATCGTCTGCTGCTGACCGAAATCGCCGACGCCTTCGACGGCGACACGCGCTTCCCCGACTACGACCACAGCGCCTGGCAGGAAACGGCGCGCGAAGAAGCGGTCAGCGCCGCCGGCCTGCGCTACGCCTTCGTTGATTACGCGCGGCGCACGGCGCAGCCGCGCTAG
- a CDS encoding arginine/lysine/ornithine decarboxylase: MRFEFPIIIIDEDFRSENASGLGIRALAEAIEKEGPGVLGVTSYGDLTSFAQQQSRASTFILSIDDEEFGSGSEAEIEAVLTNLRDFVAEIRRRNADIPIFLYGETRTTRHIPNDILRELHGFIHMFEDTPEFVARYIVREARAYLDSLPPPFFRALTHYAQDGSYSWHCPGHSGGVAFLKSPVGRMFHQFFGENMLRADVCNAVEELGQLLDHTGPVAASERNAARIFHSDHLYFVTNGTSTSNKMVWHSTVAPGDIVVVDRNCHKSILHSIIMTGAIPVFLTPTRNHYGIIGPIPQSEFSPDVIRAKIEANPFAREAVNKKPRILTITQSTYDGVLYNVEAIKDVLDGEIDTLHFDEAWLPHAAFHDFYGDYHAIGEGRPRCKESMIFSTQSTHKLLAGLSQASQILVQDSQTRSLDRDVFNEAYLMHTSTSPQYAIIASCDVAAAMMEPPGGTALVEESLAEAVEFRRAMRKVDAEFGADWWFKVWGPDHLADEGLGTREDWTLRAGERWHGFGDLADGFNMLDPIKATVITPGLDVDGDFADWGIPAGILTRYLSEHGIIVEKTGLYSFFIMFTIGITKGRWNTMVTELQQFKDDYDNNQPLWRVMPEFVAAHPRYERVGLRDLCVRIHEMYKKHDIARLTTEMYLSPMEPAMKPADAWARMAHREIDRVAIDELEGRITSVLLTPYPPGIPLLIPGERFNRTIVNYLRFAREFNRAFPGFETDIHGLVGTGEGDALDYAVDCVRD; encoded by the coding sequence ATGCGCTTCGAGTTTCCGATCATCATCATCGACGAGGACTTCCGCTCGGAAAACGCCTCCGGCCTCGGCATACGCGCGCTGGCCGAAGCGATCGAGAAGGAAGGTCCGGGCGTGCTGGGCGTCACCAGCTACGGTGACCTGACCTCGTTCGCGCAGCAGCAGAGCCGGGCCTCGACCTTCATCCTGTCGATCGACGATGAGGAATTCGGCAGCGGCAGCGAAGCCGAGATCGAGGCGGTGCTGACCAATCTGCGCGATTTCGTCGCCGAGATCCGCCGCCGCAACGCCGACATCCCCATCTTCCTGTACGGCGAGACGCGCACCACGCGCCACATTCCGAACGACATCCTGCGCGAGCTGCACGGCTTCATCCACATGTTCGAGGACACGCCGGAGTTCGTCGCCCGCTACATCGTGCGCGAGGCGCGTGCCTACCTCGATTCGCTGCCGCCGCCCTTCTTCCGCGCACTCACCCACTACGCGCAGGACGGTTCCTATTCGTGGCACTGCCCCGGCCACTCCGGCGGCGTGGCCTTCCTGAAGAGCCCGGTCGGTCGCATGTTCCACCAGTTCTTCGGCGAGAACATGCTGCGCGCCGACGTCTGCAACGCGGTCGAGGAACTGGGCCAGCTGCTCGACCACACCGGCCCGGTGGCGGCATCGGAACGCAACGCGGCGCGCATCTTCCATTCCGACCATCTGTACTTCGTCACCAACGGCACGTCCACGTCGAACAAGATGGTGTGGCACTCAACCGTGGCGCCGGGCGACATCGTCGTGGTGGACCGCAACTGTCACAAGTCCATCCTGCACTCCATCATCATGACCGGCGCGATTCCGGTCTTCCTGACGCCGACCCGCAACCACTACGGCATCATCGGCCCGATCCCGCAGTCCGAGTTCAGCCCGGACGTGATCCGCGCGAAGATCGAAGCCAACCCGTTCGCGCGCGAGGCGGTGAACAAGAAGCCGCGCATCCTCACCATCACGCAATCGACCTACGACGGCGTGCTGTACAACGTCGAGGCGATCAAGGATGTGCTGGATGGCGAGATCGACACGCTGCACTTCGACGAAGCCTGGCTGCCGCACGCCGCTTTCCACGACTTCTACGGCGACTACCACGCGATCGGCGAAGGCCGTCCGCGCTGCAAGGAGTCGATGATTTTCTCGACCCAGTCGACGCACAAACTGCTGGCCGGCCTGTCGCAGGCTTCGCAGATCCTGGTACAGGACTCGCAGACGCGCTCGCTCGACCGCGACGTGTTCAACGAGGCCTACCTGATGCACACCTCGACCAGCCCGCAGTACGCCATCATCGCCTCGTGCGACGTGGCGGCAGCGATGATGGAGCCGCCGGGCGGCACCGCGCTGGTCGAGGAGTCACTGGCCGAGGCGGTCGAGTTCCGTCGCGCGATGCGCAAGGTCGACGCCGAATTCGGTGCCGACTGGTGGTTCAAGGTGTGGGGCCCTGACCACCTCGCCGACGAGGGTCTGGGCACGCGCGAGGACTGGACGCTGCGCGCCGGCGAACGCTGGCACGGCTTCGGCGACCTGGCCGACGGCTTCAACATGCTGGACCCGATCAAGGCAACGGTGATCACCCCGGGCCTGGACGTCGATGGAGACTTCGCCGACTGGGGCATCCCGGCCGGCATCCTGACGCGCTACCTGTCAGAGCACGGCATCATCGTCGAGAAGACCGGCCTGTACAGCTTCTTCATCATGTTCACCATCGGCATCACCAAGGGCCGCTGGAACACCATGGTGACCGAGCTGCAGCAGTTCAAGGACGACTACGACAACAACCAGCCGCTGTGGCGCGTGATGCCCGAATTCGTCGCCGCCCACCCGCGCTACGAGCGGGTCGGCTTGCGCGACCTGTGCGTGCGCATCCACGAGATGTACAAGAAGCACGACATCGCGCGCCTGACCACGGAAATGTACCTGTCGCCGATGGAGCCGGCGATGAAGCCGGCCGACGCCTGGGCACGCATGGCCCACCGCGAGATCGACCGCGTGGCCATCGACGAACTGGAAGGCCGCATCACCAGCGTGCTGCTGACGCCCTATCCGCCGGGCATCCCGCTGCTGATTCCGGGCGAGCGCTTCAACCGCACCATCGTCAATTACCTGCGCTTCGCGCGTGAGTTCAACCGCGCCTTCCCCGGCTTCGAAACCGACATCCACGGTCTGGTCGGGACCGGCGAAGGCGACGCGCTGGATTACGCGGTCGACTGCGTGCGCGACTGA